The DNA window ACTTGGTCTGTTGTCTTTGAACAACAACTGGacttttccatatattttactctatttatttgttttttataatatattttaaattaatcttcCTGTCATTCACTGAAGCTACTATAACATAGCCATCCATTTTGCCATGGATGGATCATTATCAAAGGCAAACCAGATTATGGCATTTTCACATAGCATGCTTCAGTGATGTCCTATTACCGTCAAGCTGAAATAGGAGCAATTTAGCATGGCATATAAATCCCTTTGTCATCGGGCTTCTGTCTCCACATCCTTATGTTTACACATGCTTTCACTTCTACTAATCCTTCTTCTCTGCTCGAAGTTTCTTAAAAGTGCAATGTAATGTATAGTGTTCTATGATCTGGATAGATTTCTTAGTTCTAGACTTCTGCCACATAGTCATCGTCCTTCTCAAAACTCAGTTCAATATGTGCGAGATGGCATTAAGATTGTAGTTTGAGTGAGGTCCATTCCCAActacatttttgaaataaaatcctATTGCTTTATTAAATCATAATATACAactcaaaatacacaaaacactaTGAAGCGAAGAGttcccctgcctgccttttcACCTGACCACAGGTTCTCTCTTCTTGCCAATAGCTGTTTGATAAAGTTATTTGTGTGTGCACTTCTAGAGTCAATGCATACAGATACCCATACCCTGACCTTCACTCACAATTTTTGAAACACTGTGTTAGATACTCAGTATATAAGGTGAACAAAacagtcttaaaataaaaacttgttctTAAGAGAGTACATTTATAAAAGTGACTGAAATACAATGTTCAAGAAGAATGCTACAATTTAATAGCCTATGAACTTTGCATTTTACCTGTGGATATGCCTTGTTTAAAATATAcaccattggggcgcctgggtggctcagtgggttaagccgctgccttcggctcaggtcatgatctcagggtcctgggatcgagtcccgcatcgggctctctgctcggcagggagcctgcttcctcctctctctctctctctgcctggctctctgcctacttgtgatttctctctgtcaaataaataaataaaatctttaaaaaataaaataaaataaaataaaataaaatatacaccaTAATTATTTATCAAcaggtaaaaaataatttacagctttttcttaaaaataggaaatgtgGACACAAAGAACctactttatttctctgtatatttGTGAATGTATGTATTTAACTTATCTATTATAAATTCACTTtcttacatgtatatgtatgtaattcTATGAATTTTTGATAGAAGTACTGAGTCATATCACCATATGCCCAATAAAAATAGAGGTAGTTCCATCACTCCCTCAAAAAATCTCTCTTGTGCTCACCCTTTCCAGTCAAACCTTTCCCCACTTTGGACCAATGGCAACTGGTGATCTGTTTCTTCTCCCAGTAATTTTGTCTATTGtagaattagattttaaaaatggcatcatATAGTATGCAGGCACAGAAGGCTTCCATGAATTAGGATACATTTAAAAAGCATCATGCTGAATATTCAacagttttttccttcttattaagtaatattccattgcatggatgcatgacagtttatttttgcatttgccAATGGTAGGACATTTGGGTGGCCTTCTGATTTTGCAGTTGTGAACAAAGTTTCTAAAAGCATTCATAGAGAGATGTTTGTATGAGTgttaggttttcatttctttggagaaatgccctAACAATCACCTGTGCTCTGGCTATTCATCTATCCCTACTCCCTAACTCCTAGCAACCACTGCTCCTTTTGCTGTTTCAATGGTTTTGTCTTCtcaagaatgtcatatagttggaatcagaTCAtctatagccttttcagatttgcttttttatttagtaatatGCACTTATGTCTCCTCCATGCCTTTGCACAGCTTgacgaatgtttatagcagcaatgtccacaatagccaaactatggaaagaacctagatgtccatcaacagatgaatggatcaagaagatgtggtatatatacacaatggaatactatgcagccatcaaaagaaatggattatttattttaacactaAATAATAGTCCACTGTCTGAAGTACTGAAGGTTAATCTATCCATTAACaaactgaagggcatcttggatgcTTCTAAGTTCTGGCGCTGTGAATAAacctgcaataaatatttgtgtgcaagtttttgtCTTGATgtaatttttaatccatttgggtAAATGGCAGGAAGTGTGATTATTGgaaaagtattttaagttttgttaCGAAACCAACAAACTGTCTTCTACAGTGACCATgtcatttcacattcccaccagtagtgaaTGAGAGTTCgtgttgtttaatattttcaatagCATTTGAGGTTTATCAgcattttggattttggccattttagTGGGTGTGCAGTGCATCTCATCgttgttttaatctgcatttcctcCTGAtatatgatgttgagcatattttcaaatgttatttgtCATTTGCCTATCTGctttattaatttaaatgaacatataagCTAGAATGTTATATGAATGATAAGCTCTCTTCTAAGTGATTGCAAAGACAGAAGAAATCACACCCCTTTAAATAAccaaatagaggggtgcctgtgtggctcagtggggtaagcctctgccttcagctcaggtagtgatcccagggtcctgggatcaagccccacattgggctccctgctcagcagggagcctgctttctcctctctctctgcctgactatctgcctacttatgatctctctctttgtcaaataaataaataaaatcttctaaataaataaataaataaataaccaaatagaTACAACCCATTGCATTCAGGTTCTCATGATAAACAATTACTAGTCATCAAAGTAAGACAAACTGATGGAACCATTTATTAGACACAGTTTATCTTAGATTCATCTGGTAACTGAGAGGGGTATCTATTTTGCTAATTTGCTTATccataggaaaaataaatttttcatatcTTTAGAACAGGtagtaatttttaataacttGTGCTTCAAATTAGGTACTTAGTTTCCCACAAAAACTGGAAGATGGGgtattgttttcattgtttttgttttttcaaataatttcaaagagATGGTGCTCAGATCCTGAAGAAAGACTACCAGGTCTTAAACTCAAGAggtttatctaaaaaaaaaaaaaaaaaaaaaaaaaaaaaaaaagatttaaatatattttcagggaCAAAAAGAATTCAAAAGTTTACTTAGATTAACATTACTGAGAATTTATAGTTAGTTAAATTATtgctccaagaaaaagaaaggcagagaagtcTCTTCACTTATTTTCAACAGGATAAGTTTAGACTCctgtttttaatttagattagTCCTGACATCCCCTCTGGTCTTATTGCAATATGCAACTAAGATTTGCAACATTCTGATAAGATTTAAGTATTATTAAGTCATTTCATTGTCTAACAGTGGACTTCGATTGTCCCTTCTATTGGAATCACATTATTCCCCTGGGTCATTCCCTCGATGCTTTAGGTTTTTGCACAGATCTCAATATCTCAGTCAGATTTTTCTTaactctgctttttaaattgCAAACACTCTCCCATCACTGTGTCCTTTGACCCATATTCTCTGTTATTACTCCAAAGCATTTGCCAATATGTAGGCCAAGAACAGCGCAACAGTTGTTATCCAACAAAGATTAATTTCCTGGCATACAgtttaaattaaatatctttgAAGTAATTAATGAAAGGGAAAAGTTACAAGAATGGAGGAAGAAGATTCAGCTCAGCTCGCTCGGCCGGCCCGCCCGCACCCACCATGGCCACCATTCAGCAGCTGGTAGGAAGATGGCGCTTAGTGGAGAGCAAAGGCTTTGACGAATACATGAAGGAAGTAGTGGGAATGGCTCTGCGAAAAGTGGGTGCAATGGCCAAACCAGATTGTATCATCTCTTCTGATGGCAAAAACCTCACCATAAAAACTGAGAGCACTTTGAAAACAACCCAGTTTTCATGTAACCTGGGAGAGAGGTTTGAAGAAACTACAGCTGATGGCAGAAAAACTCAGACGGTCTGCAACTTCACAGACGGTGCATTGGTTCAACATCAGGAATGGGATGGGAAGGAAAGCACAATCacaagaaaattggaaaatgggAAATTAGTGGTGGAATGCGTCATGAACAATGTCACCTGTACTCGGGTTTATGAAAAAGTAGAGTAAAAATTCCATCATCATTTTGGATAGGAATTAGCTGTGAGGATGAGCAAGCTCAGTTCAATGAGCAAATCTccatactgcttttttttttttttccattactgtGTTCAGTTATCTTTATCACAAACATTTTACATGCAACTATTTTGAAGTGTTGATTTAATTAGGATCATCCCTTGGGTtagtaaataaatgtgtttgtgcTAAAAATGCACAAACTGTTGTAAAAATGCAgtcaagaggggcgcctgggtggctcaatggattaagcctctgcctttggttcaggtcatgatcccggggttctgggattgagccccgcatcaaggcTCACTGctcggaggggagtctgcttctccctgtctgtctgcctgctctcggcctccttgtgatttctctctctctctctctgtcaaataaataaataaataaaatattttttttaaagatacagtcAAGAGCTGGGATTTTATTAAATGCAAGAGGGTAGTAAAATATGAATGGAGCTGAGAGCTTGTTAAGATGATAGAATCAATCAGACTTAGTAGTTGGTTGGAGATGGGtcataaaatatagaaagaagtCAAATGTAAAATCCATGACTTCAGAATGAGCAAACGAACAATTAGTGACATCATTCatgcaaatatataatacatggaGATCATTTTGGggatataaaaatgatttctaattCAGTTATAAGATAGACACTTTCTCTGCCATTTAGcagatttggaaattttttagACTTCCTTGTCCCTCAATTTCGTCACCAATAAAAAGAACACCTATTTCAAATACACATAAATTACTAAAAAGAATGTCTAGCATATAATAACAACTAAATGT is part of the Mustela nigripes isolate SB6536 chromosome 2, MUSNIG.SB6536, whole genome shotgun sequence genome and encodes:
- the LOC132010278 gene encoding fatty acid-binding protein 5-like; this translates as MATIQQLVGRWRLVESKGFDEYMKEVVGMALRKVGAMAKPDCIISSDGKNLTIKTESTLKTTQFSCNLGERFEETTADGRKTQTVCNFTDGALVQHQEWDGKESTITRKLENGKLVVECVMNNVTCTRVYEKVE